GAAAGTGACCAATCTCGCATAGAGATACTTAATATGCTAAACGAAGGGCAAATAAGTCCCGAAGAGGCTGCAGAAATGATAGAAAATTTAAATTTGGAGGGTAACAATGAGTAAAGAAAAATTATTGGTTTTAAATATGCTTAAAGAAGGCAAGATTTCAGAGGAAGAAGCATTAAGACTTCTTGAGGCTATGGGCGAAACTAAAGATGTAGAAGAAGACAGCGAGAATAAATTTAAAGACTTCGAAGAAAATGTAGTTAGCAAAATAACCAGTTCATTAGAAAAACTATTTAAAAAGACTTCAGAAACAATCCAGAACATCGATTTAGAAGATTTTAATATCAGTTTTGGTTCAAGTTATGGTAGATATAAGTCCAAAATAGAGAAATCACAATCACTGGAAATTGCGGAAATCGAAAATCCTAAACTTAAAATCGACAATATCAATGGTAAGATTGAGATTTATCCTTGGGATAATAGCTTTATCGATTGTATAGCAAAAATCTATTATGATGAAAAACTGTTGGGACCTGACCATGAATTCTTCAAATTAGAAAAAGTGGAAAATGAAATATCTATTAAACCTATATTTCATTCCGGTGGGTCACAGCCATTTGAACTAAACCTAGAAGTTTCTGTACCTAGAAGATACTACGAAGCATTGATGGTAAAATCGGTTAATGGAGGAGTAGACGCAGGTATACTGGATTTAGGATACCTTGAACTTGAAACGACTAATGGTAAAATAACTCTAAATTCAATGACTGCTGAAAAGTCAGTAATTGAAACTAAAAATGCTAAAGTAGAAATAATCGACCATAATGGCAAGAGCTTAAATATCACCAATACCAACGGTAAAGTTATAATCACAGGTCTTTATGTCAATGAAACCGAAGTTAAGACTATAAATGGCAGCATAGCTGTTCAGGATATCTCAAATGTTGCATCCAAACTTGCGACTTATACTACAAATGGCAGTATAAGGGTTGGAATTGGAAGCTATGTAAGAGGCGTTAAAGCTCAATATGAAAAAATGAATAAATACTCCACAAAAGTAGTGCTATCAGATAGATTTACAAGCATAGTACAGGACGGTAAGGACGTAATAGGTTACACAGAAGGATTTACTGAAGAAGCCGAAGATTCTTTGAGACTGTTCGGATCGACTGTAAACGGCAGTATAAATGTAGAATAAATTATTAAAGTCTCGGTATAAATTTACCGGGACTTTTTTATGGGAATAATGTAAGACGGTGAAATTTATCTTTTGATACCGTTAAAATAGTAAGAAATAAATATCGAAAAAGTGATAAATTCAAAAGAGAATTATATTTAGGTAAAAAAAAGATGCAGGTAAACAGAAAATAACTCTCAATCCATTTATGTATGTTAGTTTAAGATTTTTTAGGGTAAATAATGCATAGAAATTTAAAATACAGGAGAAGGTGAAATTGATGAAAAAAATGCACTTAGCATTTACACTAGCCTTGATCTTGGTATTTACAGCAGGATGTCAAGGAGAACCAAAATCCAAAGTTACAATCCCTAAAATAACGCAAAACGAAGAGCTTTTAATCGATGCAAGTGGGCAATACGCTAAAATCTTTGAGATTAAAGCACCCGGAATGAGCAGTATGACAATAAACACAGAAGTGTGGCATAGGGGTCAGAAGGTCGTAGACAATGTGTTTAATCAAGGAGAAATGGATGAATATAAATTGGTATTAGCGTATTGGGATGAGAAAAATGATAAAGATGAAAACATTGGATTTAACTGGAGGATTTTAAAAGAATATAATGGAATAAAACTGAAATCTAAAACATTCACTTATTCATACCCTCATGGACAGGTTGCCACTGGATGGTCTCTTAATCCGGATATGAAAGAAGATGAAAAAAGTTTCGAATTAAAACCCGATAGCGAATATATTTTAGCAGGTATGAATATTGATTTAGATGGAAAGGGTATTTCATCTTTTGACTTAGGTGAAGTTAAGGATGGTCAAAGGAATATAAATGATGAAATCAAAGATCAAGAAGCCATACTTATATTAAGAATCAAGACAGGTAGTGCTAAATAATGAGTAAAAGTTGGGATTAAAAGCCATAAATTAACAAAAAATATAAATTACACACTAATATTAAAAAAATACGACATAAGGCTTGACAGAATATAATATTAGATGTATTATTATATTAGAATGATTCTAAACGCTTTAGGAAAGGAGAAGTTATGAATGAGAAACTGGATGCCTTAAAGCTATTAGAAGAGCACGGGATAAAACCCTCATTCCAAAGGGTGAAGGTACTGGAGTATTTAATCCTTCACGATACGCATCCAACTGCGGATGATATCTATAAAGGTTTAATTGATGAGGTTCCTATACTTTCGAAAGCAACGGTATACAATACGTTAAATCTATTTTCTAAACAGAAAATAGTAAATACCATGTCAGCTGACAATCAAGAAACCAGATATGATTTGTTGATGGATGAGCATGGACACTTCGTCTGTGATAGTTGTGGTGAGATTTTTAATTTCCCATACTTATACAAAAATAGATATGAAGGTCTGGAAGACTTTAATA
The sequence above is a segment of the Peptoniphilaceae bacterium AMB_02 genome. Coding sequences within it:
- a CDS encoding DUF4097 family beta strand repeat-containing protein, coding for MSKEKLLVLNMLKEGKISEEEALRLLEAMGETKDVEEDSENKFKDFEENVVSKITSSLEKLFKKTSETIQNIDLEDFNISFGSSYGRYKSKIEKSQSLEIAEIENPKLKIDNINGKIEIYPWDNSFIDCIAKIYYDEKLLGPDHEFFKLEKVENEISIKPIFHSGGSQPFELNLEVSVPRRYYEALMVKSVNGGVDAGILDLGYLELETTNGKITLNSMTAEKSVIETKNAKVEIIDHNGKSLNITNTNGKVIITGLYVNETEVKTINGSIAVQDISNVASKLATYTTNGSIRVGIGSYVRGVKAQYEKMNKYSTKVVLSDRFTSIVQDGKDVIGYTEGFTEEAEDSLRLFGSTVNGSINVE
- a CDS encoding Fur family transcriptional regulator — protein: MNEKLDALKLLEEHGIKPSFQRVKVLEYLILHDTHPTADDIYKGLIDEVPILSKATVYNTLNLFSKQKIVNTMSADNQETRYDLLMDEHGHFVCDSCGEIFNFPYLYKNRYEGLEDFNIKKEEIVLRGTCSKCLQK